The proteins below are encoded in one region of Silene latifolia isolate original U9 population chromosome 2, ASM4854445v1, whole genome shotgun sequence:
- the LOC141641992 gene encoding condensin-1 complex subunit CAP-D2 isoform X2 gives MAPQFVFPPTFSSLEQNIDNDNDTDNRLTVLHPSAVSSLRPSDLEEFVKGVSFDLSDKELFCIEEQEVFDRVYSLVKCFSSLTPACKFNLVESLRSNFSVLLPNVDSLSRSSHSPHDDDDGDGDGNHNSAVLERVASHRNAFKIYSFFLIHVVLTEESSNSSSNAAKPAANSRKKITVNAWNWEGQRGRILNLIANSLEINLSLLFGSSDPDENYLSFLTKNAFLLFENAAVLKDSDAKDALCRIIGTCATKYHYLAQSSASIMHMLHKYDFVVTSMADAVAGAEKKFADGSLAISLIREIGRTNPKDYTKDTAGAENIGRFLVELSERLPKLVSTNIGVLVPHFGGESYKIRNSLVAVLGKLVSKAFKDENVDGSSKSSRLRTKQAMLEILMERCRDVSAYTRSKVLQVWSELCEEHLVSIGLWNELAAVAAGRLEDKATIVRKAALNLLIVMLQHNPFGPQLRVASFEATLDQYKKKLNSFQPEVQAENGEVDHLNPENGTSNVDGEIDQINSENQTSDGDGEIDQAISEVRAEDQPNSLTDSYLSQVEKDKDDSVPDVGNLEQTRALVASLEAGLTFSKCISGTMPTLVQLMASSSAADVENTILLLMRCRQFQIDGSESCLRKMLPLVFSQDKSIYEAVENAFITIYITRNSLETAKNLLTLAIDSNIGDLAALESVIAALVFKGDISSGMISALWDFFCFNVPKTTAEQCRGALAVLCMAAKSSSGILSSHLQDIIDIGFGRWAKVDPLLARTACVALQRLSEEDRKKLLASNGSRIFSTLESLIAGSWLPDIIWYTAADKAVGAIYTLHPAPESFAARIVKKYQSSVFHRSESGDLEHEMDDGTGQGPTTVQVGKLGRYLFLISHVAMHQLVYIESCVRKIQKQKAKKDRQESDSTVVDGTGSTLNAEKDGGINAELGVAASEDAILDSLADRAEKEILSGGSHEKNLLGYCAPFLSKICRNFSLMQKNPELQAAAMLALCRFMIVDAAFCEANLQLLFTVVESASSETVRSNCTIALGDLAVRFPNLVEPWTENMYARLHDPSASVRKNAVLVLSHLILNDMMKVKGHINEMAARIEDEDERIANLAKLFFTELSKKGSNPIYNLLPDILGKLSSQNLGKDSFCNIMQFLIGSIKKDKQMEGLVEKLCNRFNGVTDCSQWECLAYCLSQLAFTDKGMKKLIESFKAYEHALCEDSVMDHFRNIINKAKKFAKPDLKSSIEEFEEKLNKFHLEKKEQEVTARNAQAHRNKIGSLEGFLVADKNKKEKTVDSITEDEIDGESSDLSTQESCVKDVTESKGDATEDHSTLSSEKTQERASGDETEDPSTLSSEVTQEGASGDEVQPPAVNPRADKSKSRASKLRRKDQNGVSSASVTTRITRSKRR, from the exons ATGGCACCTCAGTTCGTCTTCCCTCCAACCTTCTCCTCTCTCGAACAAAATATCGATAACGATAACGACACCGATAACCGTCTCACCGTTCTGCATCCTTCCGCCGTCTCCTCCCTCCGCCCTTCCGATCTCGAAGAATTCGTTAAAG GTGTGTCGTTCGATTTATCTGATAAGGAATTGTTCTGCATCGAAGAACAAGAGGTTTTCGATCGAGTTTATTCTTTAGTCAAGTGTTTTTCTTCTCTTACCCCGGCCTGTAAGTTTAATCTTGTCGAAAGTCTGCGATCGAATTTCAGTGTTCTTCTTCCGAATGTTGATTCGCTCTCTCGTTCGTCACATTCTcctcatgatgatgatgatggtgacggTGATGGTAATCATAATTCTGCGGTGCTTGAACGGGTGGCTTCGCATCGTAATGCTTTTAAAATCTATTCGTTTTTCCTCATTCATGTCGTGCTCACGGAGGAATCCAGTAATAGTTCCAGCAATGCTGCTAAA CCGGCAGCTAACAGTCGCAAGAAAATAACGGTAAATGCATGGAATTGGGAAGGACAACGAGGTCGGATCCTGAATTTGATTGCGAATTCACTAGAGATCAACCTGTCATTGCTATTTGGATCCTCAGATCCGGATGAGAATTACTTGTCTTTCCTTACCAA GAATGCATTTCTGTTGTTTGAGAATGCCGCAGTATTGAAAGATTCTGATGCAAAGGATGCTTTATGTCGCATTATTGGGACTTGTGCTACCAAGTATCACTACTTAGCACAATCATCTGCCTCAATCATGCATATGCTCCACAAGTATGATTTTGTTGTCACTTCGATGGCTGATGCAGTGGCTGGGGCTGAGAAGAAATTTGCTGATGGTAGCTTAGCAATATCGCTTATAAGAGAGATTGGAAGAACGAATCCAAAGGACTACACCAAGGACACTGCAGGTGCTGAAAACATAGGGCGCTTTCTAGTCGAGCTCTCTGAGAGGTTGCCTAAGTTAGTATCAACCAATATTGGCGTTCTAGTCCCACATTTTGGCGGGGAATCTTACAAGATTAGGAACTCACTTGTGGCAGTGCTAGGGAAATTGGTTTCTAAGGCATTTAAAGACGAAAATGTTGACGGGAGCTCAAAGTCTTCTCGGTTGAGAACAAAGCAGGCTATGCTGGAAATATTGATGGAGCGTTGTCGTGACGTGTCTGCTTATACAAGAAGTAAGGTGCTTCAGGTGTGGTCTGAGCTGTGTGAAGAGCATTTAGTTTCAATTGGTCTGTGGAATGAATTGGCAGCAGTTGCTGCTGGGAGGTTGGAAGACAAGGCTACTATTGTCAGAAAAGCTGCTTTAAATCTGCTTATTGTAATGTTGCAGCATAATCCTTTTGGGCCTCAACTACGGGTAGCATCTTTTGAAGCAACACTGGACCAGTACAAGAAGAAGTTGAACTCTTTTCAGCCAGAAGTACAAGCAGAAAATGGGGAAGTTGATCATTTAAATCCTGAGAATGGCACTTCTAATGTAGACGGGGAAATTGATCAGATAAATTCTGAGAATCAAACCTCTGATGGGGATGGGGAAATTGATCAAGCAATTTCTGAAGTCAGAGCTGAAGACCAGCCTAATAGCTTAACTGATAGCTACTTGTCTCAGGTTGAGAAAGATAAGGATGATTCTGTTCCAGATGTTGGCAATCTGGAGCAAACCAGGGCTCTAGTTGCTTCTCTTGAAGCTGGCTTGACCTTTTCCAAGTGCATATCAGGTACCATGCCGACCCTGGTTCAACTAATGGCTTCGTCTTCAGCTGCAGATGTGGAAAACACGATACTGTTACTTATGAGGTGCAGACAGTTTCAGATTGATGGATCAGAATCCTGTCTACGTAAAATGCTGCCGCTA GTATTTTCTCAGGATAAGTCCATCTATGAAGCTGTAGAGAATGCTTTCATTACAATATACATTACCAGAAACTCACTGGAAACTGCTAAaaatctgttgacacttgccatAGATTCAAACATCGGAGATCTTGCAGCCCTGGAATCTGTAATTGCTGCCTTAGTGTTCAAAGGGGATATATCTTCTGGAATG ATTTCAGCTTTGTGGGACTTTTTTTGCTTTAACGTCCCAAAAACAACAGCAGAGCAGTGCCGTGGCGCCTTAGCTGTTCTTTGTATGGCGGCGAAGTCATCAAGTGGAATTCTGAGCTCTCATCTACAGGACATAATTGATATTGGGTTTGGTCGATGGGCCAAAGTAGACCCTCTTCTGGCAAGGACAGCATGTGTTGCTCTTCAGAGGTTATCTGAAGAAGATAGGAAAAAGCTTCTAGCTAGCAATGGGAGCCGTATTTTCAGTACGCTAGAGAGTCTAATTGCTGGTTCTTGGTTGCCGGATATCATCTGGTATACTGCTGCGGATAAAGCAGTAGGTGCTATCTATACTCTTCATCCAGCGCCAGAAAGTTTTGCTGCCAGGATAGTAAAGAAATATCAAAGTTCTGTTTTCCATCGTAGTGAATCCGGCGATTTAGAGCATGAAATGGACGATGGAACTGGTCAGGGTCCCACTACTGTTCAAGTTGGAAAACTAGGGAGATATCTCTTCCTTATAAGCCATGTTGCCATGCATCAGTTAGTATATATTGAATCTTGTGTTAGAAAGATTCAGAAGCAGAAGGCAAAGAAGGATAGACAGGAATCTGACTCTACCGTTGTTGATGGTACTGGTTCAACACTTAATGCAGAAAAG GATGGTGGTATAAATGCTGAACTAGGTGTTGCTGCCTCAGAAGATGCAATACTTGATTCACTAGCAGACAGGGCAGAGAAGGAGATATTATCTGGTGGTTCACACGAAAAGAACTTGCTTGGATATTGTGCACCTTTTCTCTCAAAGATTTGTAGAAACTTTAGTTTGATGCAAAAG AATCCGGAACTACAGGCAGCAGCTATGCTTGCTTTATGTCGTTTTATGATTGTTGATGCGGCTTTTTG TGAAGCCAATCTCCAGCTACTCTTTACAGTTGTGGAGAGTGCATCATCAGAAACTGTTCGATCAAATTGCACAATTGCTCTTGGAGATCTGGCAGTTCGCTTTCCCAATTTGGTGGAACCTTGGACAGAGAATATGTATGCTAGATTGCACGATCCTTCAGCATCCGTGAGAAAAAATGCTGTTTTGGTGCTTTCTCATCTGATATTGAATGACATGATGAAG GTCAAGGGTCACATAAACGAAATGGCTGCAAGAATAGAGGATGAAGATGAAAGAATCGCAAACCTAGCAAAACTCTTCTTTACCGAGTTATCTAAGAAGG GATCAAATCCTATATACAATCTACTTCCTGATATTCTTGGCAAGCTTTCCAGTCAGAACTTGGGCAAGGACTCATTCTGCAACATTATGCAATTCTTGATTGGTTCCATTAAGAAG GATAAGCAAATGGAAGGCTTAGTTGAAAAGCTTTGCAACCGGTTCAATGGGGTCACTG ATTGCAGTCAGTGGGAATGTCTCGCATATTGCCTTTCTCAGTTGGCCTTCACTGATAAAGGAATGAAAAAGCTTATAGAGTCATTTAAAGCTTATGAACATGCCTTATGTGAGGATTCTGTGATGGACCATTTCAGAAATATAATAAACAAG GCTAAGAAGTTTGCAAAGCCTGATCTGAAATCATCCATTGAAGAATTTGAGGAAAAACTCAACAAGTTTCACTTGGAGAAAAAGGAGCAGGAAGTCACAGCAAGAAATGCACAAGCTCACAGAAACAAAATTGGCAGCTTAGAAGGATTTCTAGTTGCTGAcaagaataagaaagaaaaaaCAGTTGATTCAATAACTGAAG ACGAAATAGATGGCGAGTCGAGCGATCTTTCTACTCAAGAGTCTTGTGTGAAAGATGTTACTGAATCAAAAGGTGATGCGACGGAGGATCATTCCACCTTATCAAGTGAAAAGACACAGGAGCGAGCTAGTGGTGACGAGACGGAGGATCCTTCCACTTTATCAAGTGAAGTGACACAGGAGGGAGCTAGTGGTGATGAAGTCCAGCCACCAGCAGTCAACCCAAGAGCTG ATAAGTCAAAATCCAGAGCCAGTAAACTGAGACGGAAAGATCAAAATGGTGTTAGCTCAGCATCTGTCACGACTAGAATTACAAGGTCGAAACGAAG GTAA
- the LOC141641992 gene encoding condensin-1 complex subunit CAP-D2 isoform X1: protein MAPQFVFPPTFSSLEQNIDNDNDTDNRLTVLHPSAVSSLRPSDLEEFVKGVSFDLSDKELFCIEEQEVFDRVYSLVKCFSSLTPACKFNLVESLRSNFSVLLPNVDSLSRSSHSPHDDDDGDGDGNHNSAVLERVASHRNAFKIYSFFLIHVVLTEESSNSSSNAAKPAANSRKKITVNAWNWEGQRGRILNLIANSLEINLSLLFGSSDPDENYLSFLTKNAFLLFENAAVLKDSDAKDALCRIIGTCATKYHYLAQSSASIMHMLHKYDFVVTSMADAVAGAEKKFADGSLAISLIREIGRTNPKDYTKDTAGAENIGRFLVELSERLPKLVSTNIGVLVPHFGGESYKIRNSLVAVLGKLVSKAFKDENVDGSSKSSRLRTKQAMLEILMERCRDVSAYTRSKVLQVWSELCEEHLVSIGLWNELAAVAAGRLEDKATIVRKAALNLLIVMLQHNPFGPQLRVASFEATLDQYKKKLNSFQPEVQAENGEVDHLNPENGTSNVDGEIDQINSENQTSDGDGEIDQAISEVRAEDQPNSLTDSYLSQVEKDKDDSVPDVGNLEQTRALVASLEAGLTFSKCISGTMPTLVQLMASSSAADVENTILLLMRCRQFQIDGSESCLRKMLPLVFSQDKSIYEAVENAFITIYITRNSLETAKNLLTLAIDSNIGDLAALESVIAALVFKGDISSGMISALWDFFCFNVPKTTAEQCRGALAVLCMAAKSSSGILSSHLQDIIDIGFGRWAKVDPLLARTACVALQRLSEEDRKKLLASNGSRIFSTLESLIAGSWLPDIIWYTAADKAVGAIYTLHPAPESFAARIVKKYQSSVFHRSESGDLEHEMDDGTGQGPTTVQVGKLGRYLFLISHVAMHQLVYIESCVRKIQKQKAKKDRQESDSTVVDGTGSTLNAEKDGGINAELGVAASEDAILDSLADRAEKEILSGGSHEKNLLGYCAPFLSKICRNFSLMQKNPELQAAAMLALCRFMIVDAAFCEANLQLLFTVVESASSETVRSNCTIALGDLAVRFPNLVEPWTENMYARLHDPSASVRKNAVLVLSHLILNDMMKVKGHINEMAARIEDEDERIANLAKLFFTELSKKGSNPIYNLLPDILGKLSSQNLGKDSFCNIMQFLIGSIKKDKQMEGLVEKLCNRFNGVTDCSQWECLAYCLSQLAFTDKGMKKLIESFKAYEHALCEDSVMDHFRNIINKAKKFAKPDLKSSIEEFEEKLNKFHLEKKEQEVTARNAQAHRNKIGSLEGFLVADKNKKEKTVDSITEDEIDGESSDLSTQESCVKDVTESKGDATEDHSTLSSEKTQERASGDETEDPSTLSSEVTQEGASGDEVQPPAVNPRADKSDHSTLSSEVTQERPSGEEVQSPAVIPRADKSKSRASKLRRKDQNGVSSASVTTRITRSKRR, encoded by the exons ATGGCACCTCAGTTCGTCTTCCCTCCAACCTTCTCCTCTCTCGAACAAAATATCGATAACGATAACGACACCGATAACCGTCTCACCGTTCTGCATCCTTCCGCCGTCTCCTCCCTCCGCCCTTCCGATCTCGAAGAATTCGTTAAAG GTGTGTCGTTCGATTTATCTGATAAGGAATTGTTCTGCATCGAAGAACAAGAGGTTTTCGATCGAGTTTATTCTTTAGTCAAGTGTTTTTCTTCTCTTACCCCGGCCTGTAAGTTTAATCTTGTCGAAAGTCTGCGATCGAATTTCAGTGTTCTTCTTCCGAATGTTGATTCGCTCTCTCGTTCGTCACATTCTcctcatgatgatgatgatggtgacggTGATGGTAATCATAATTCTGCGGTGCTTGAACGGGTGGCTTCGCATCGTAATGCTTTTAAAATCTATTCGTTTTTCCTCATTCATGTCGTGCTCACGGAGGAATCCAGTAATAGTTCCAGCAATGCTGCTAAA CCGGCAGCTAACAGTCGCAAGAAAATAACGGTAAATGCATGGAATTGGGAAGGACAACGAGGTCGGATCCTGAATTTGATTGCGAATTCACTAGAGATCAACCTGTCATTGCTATTTGGATCCTCAGATCCGGATGAGAATTACTTGTCTTTCCTTACCAA GAATGCATTTCTGTTGTTTGAGAATGCCGCAGTATTGAAAGATTCTGATGCAAAGGATGCTTTATGTCGCATTATTGGGACTTGTGCTACCAAGTATCACTACTTAGCACAATCATCTGCCTCAATCATGCATATGCTCCACAAGTATGATTTTGTTGTCACTTCGATGGCTGATGCAGTGGCTGGGGCTGAGAAGAAATTTGCTGATGGTAGCTTAGCAATATCGCTTATAAGAGAGATTGGAAGAACGAATCCAAAGGACTACACCAAGGACACTGCAGGTGCTGAAAACATAGGGCGCTTTCTAGTCGAGCTCTCTGAGAGGTTGCCTAAGTTAGTATCAACCAATATTGGCGTTCTAGTCCCACATTTTGGCGGGGAATCTTACAAGATTAGGAACTCACTTGTGGCAGTGCTAGGGAAATTGGTTTCTAAGGCATTTAAAGACGAAAATGTTGACGGGAGCTCAAAGTCTTCTCGGTTGAGAACAAAGCAGGCTATGCTGGAAATATTGATGGAGCGTTGTCGTGACGTGTCTGCTTATACAAGAAGTAAGGTGCTTCAGGTGTGGTCTGAGCTGTGTGAAGAGCATTTAGTTTCAATTGGTCTGTGGAATGAATTGGCAGCAGTTGCTGCTGGGAGGTTGGAAGACAAGGCTACTATTGTCAGAAAAGCTGCTTTAAATCTGCTTATTGTAATGTTGCAGCATAATCCTTTTGGGCCTCAACTACGGGTAGCATCTTTTGAAGCAACACTGGACCAGTACAAGAAGAAGTTGAACTCTTTTCAGCCAGAAGTACAAGCAGAAAATGGGGAAGTTGATCATTTAAATCCTGAGAATGGCACTTCTAATGTAGACGGGGAAATTGATCAGATAAATTCTGAGAATCAAACCTCTGATGGGGATGGGGAAATTGATCAAGCAATTTCTGAAGTCAGAGCTGAAGACCAGCCTAATAGCTTAACTGATAGCTACTTGTCTCAGGTTGAGAAAGATAAGGATGATTCTGTTCCAGATGTTGGCAATCTGGAGCAAACCAGGGCTCTAGTTGCTTCTCTTGAAGCTGGCTTGACCTTTTCCAAGTGCATATCAGGTACCATGCCGACCCTGGTTCAACTAATGGCTTCGTCTTCAGCTGCAGATGTGGAAAACACGATACTGTTACTTATGAGGTGCAGACAGTTTCAGATTGATGGATCAGAATCCTGTCTACGTAAAATGCTGCCGCTA GTATTTTCTCAGGATAAGTCCATCTATGAAGCTGTAGAGAATGCTTTCATTACAATATACATTACCAGAAACTCACTGGAAACTGCTAAaaatctgttgacacttgccatAGATTCAAACATCGGAGATCTTGCAGCCCTGGAATCTGTAATTGCTGCCTTAGTGTTCAAAGGGGATATATCTTCTGGAATG ATTTCAGCTTTGTGGGACTTTTTTTGCTTTAACGTCCCAAAAACAACAGCAGAGCAGTGCCGTGGCGCCTTAGCTGTTCTTTGTATGGCGGCGAAGTCATCAAGTGGAATTCTGAGCTCTCATCTACAGGACATAATTGATATTGGGTTTGGTCGATGGGCCAAAGTAGACCCTCTTCTGGCAAGGACAGCATGTGTTGCTCTTCAGAGGTTATCTGAAGAAGATAGGAAAAAGCTTCTAGCTAGCAATGGGAGCCGTATTTTCAGTACGCTAGAGAGTCTAATTGCTGGTTCTTGGTTGCCGGATATCATCTGGTATACTGCTGCGGATAAAGCAGTAGGTGCTATCTATACTCTTCATCCAGCGCCAGAAAGTTTTGCTGCCAGGATAGTAAAGAAATATCAAAGTTCTGTTTTCCATCGTAGTGAATCCGGCGATTTAGAGCATGAAATGGACGATGGAACTGGTCAGGGTCCCACTACTGTTCAAGTTGGAAAACTAGGGAGATATCTCTTCCTTATAAGCCATGTTGCCATGCATCAGTTAGTATATATTGAATCTTGTGTTAGAAAGATTCAGAAGCAGAAGGCAAAGAAGGATAGACAGGAATCTGACTCTACCGTTGTTGATGGTACTGGTTCAACACTTAATGCAGAAAAG GATGGTGGTATAAATGCTGAACTAGGTGTTGCTGCCTCAGAAGATGCAATACTTGATTCACTAGCAGACAGGGCAGAGAAGGAGATATTATCTGGTGGTTCACACGAAAAGAACTTGCTTGGATATTGTGCACCTTTTCTCTCAAAGATTTGTAGAAACTTTAGTTTGATGCAAAAG AATCCGGAACTACAGGCAGCAGCTATGCTTGCTTTATGTCGTTTTATGATTGTTGATGCGGCTTTTTG TGAAGCCAATCTCCAGCTACTCTTTACAGTTGTGGAGAGTGCATCATCAGAAACTGTTCGATCAAATTGCACAATTGCTCTTGGAGATCTGGCAGTTCGCTTTCCCAATTTGGTGGAACCTTGGACAGAGAATATGTATGCTAGATTGCACGATCCTTCAGCATCCGTGAGAAAAAATGCTGTTTTGGTGCTTTCTCATCTGATATTGAATGACATGATGAAG GTCAAGGGTCACATAAACGAAATGGCTGCAAGAATAGAGGATGAAGATGAAAGAATCGCAAACCTAGCAAAACTCTTCTTTACCGAGTTATCTAAGAAGG GATCAAATCCTATATACAATCTACTTCCTGATATTCTTGGCAAGCTTTCCAGTCAGAACTTGGGCAAGGACTCATTCTGCAACATTATGCAATTCTTGATTGGTTCCATTAAGAAG GATAAGCAAATGGAAGGCTTAGTTGAAAAGCTTTGCAACCGGTTCAATGGGGTCACTG ATTGCAGTCAGTGGGAATGTCTCGCATATTGCCTTTCTCAGTTGGCCTTCACTGATAAAGGAATGAAAAAGCTTATAGAGTCATTTAAAGCTTATGAACATGCCTTATGTGAGGATTCTGTGATGGACCATTTCAGAAATATAATAAACAAG GCTAAGAAGTTTGCAAAGCCTGATCTGAAATCATCCATTGAAGAATTTGAGGAAAAACTCAACAAGTTTCACTTGGAGAAAAAGGAGCAGGAAGTCACAGCAAGAAATGCACAAGCTCACAGAAACAAAATTGGCAGCTTAGAAGGATTTCTAGTTGCTGAcaagaataagaaagaaaaaaCAGTTGATTCAATAACTGAAG ACGAAATAGATGGCGAGTCGAGCGATCTTTCTACTCAAGAGTCTTGTGTGAAAGATGTTACTGAATCAAAAGGTGATGCGACGGAGGATCATTCCACCTTATCAAGTGAAAAGACACAGGAGCGAGCTAGTGGTGACGAGACGGAGGATCCTTCCACTTTATCAAGTGAAGTGACACAGGAGGGAGCTAGTGGTGATGAAGTCCAGCCACCAGCAGTCAACCCAAGAGCTG ATAAGTCGGATCATTCCACTTTATCAAGTGAAGTGACACAGGAGCGACCTAGCGGTGAAGAAGTCCAGTCACCAGCAGTTATCCCAAGAGCTG ATAAGTCAAAATCCAGAGCCAGTAAACTGAGACGGAAAGATCAAAATGGTGTTAGCTCAGCATCTGTCACGACTAGAATTACAAGGTCGAAACGAAG GTAA